A part of Bacteroidota bacterium genomic DNA contains:
- a CDS encoding T9SS type A sorting domain-containing protein, with the protein MPRLIVLAIAAALALPALAQEAAPHTLPFSSTGHTLELEVAHPMSNVESTTLTVRLADVPAWLTVTPAERTLDDLEPGTTTLTRFAFEAAPDAPVGKPGVMRFDITSAEGLTWSKSVRLEVSAPDDFALAAAYPNPFGPQPATIAFDVPREGTVRVMVYDLLGREVMRLADDEFEPGRHTVSLDPGRLANGVYVVRLSGEDEKSERAVAYQKLTLVR; encoded by the coding sequence ATGCCTCGTCTCATCGTTCTCGCTATCGCTGCGGCACTCGCGCTCCCCGCTCTCGCGCAGGAGGCCGCGCCGCACACGCTGCCCTTTTCCTCGACGGGCCACACCCTCGAACTCGAGGTCGCCCACCCTATGAGCAATGTCGAGAGCACGACGCTCACCGTTCGGCTCGCCGACGTTCCGGCCTGGCTCACAGTCACCCCGGCTGAGCGCACCCTTGACGACCTCGAGCCTGGCACGACGACGCTCACCCGCTTTGCCTTCGAAGCCGCTCCCGACGCCCCCGTCGGCAAGCCCGGTGTCATGCGCTTCGACATCACCTCAGCCGAGGGGCTCACCTGGAGCAAGAGCGTGCGCCTGGAGGTGTCCGCACCGGACGACTTCGCGCTGGCAGCGGCCTACCCCAACCCGTTCGGTCCTCAGCCCGCGACCATCGCCTTCGACGTGCCCCGCGAGGGGACGGTGCGCGTGATGGTGTACGACCTGCTGGGGCGGGAAGTGATGCGGCTCGCCGATGACGAGTTCGAGCCAGGGCGGCACACGGTGTCGCTGGATCCCGGGCGTCTGGCAAACGGCGTGTACGTAGTGCGGCTGAGCGGCGAAGACGAGAAGAGCGAACGGGCGGTGGCGTACCAGAAGCTCACGCTCGTGCGGTGA